TTTGAGTGTAATGGCTCGGTGCCACATCTTTCCAAACCCTCGCACTCCCAAGCTGGCTCTGTATATCTTCAAACTCCTCTGCAACTACAGCCTGTCTTTTCACACCCATCTCGAAGTCAAAGCTCATTTTGGCGGGGCTCATTATGCGCCCTAGAGAGTGTGAAGAGTTGAATATGGCCGAATCCTCTTTCACCTTAGCTCGGAAATCATTCCTGGACTTGGGAATCCTTGAGAAGAAGATCTGGATGACATTTTGGGCGCATCCGCGGTTATAGGGATTCTTATTCCTATCATAGCGATATCGAAAGTTCTCGTAGGTGGTCTGCAAGCAGAATGAGTTTTAAACAAATAAAGACCTGACACAAGTTGGATATGTAAAATACAGCAAATCAATGGCTTCAGTAAAAACAAATCTGACCTGATTGGTGCAAATTAAGTAAAGGTGAAAGGCTGTTAACCCTCCAACAAACCAAGCTGCTATGAATGTATATATAATAAGAACACCAGTAACTGGTGATTTAATAACTGCTTTCCACAGATTACATTCATATACTTCCATGATCTTTGTGAGGTTGACCCAGCAGAAGGCAAACACATAAAGACATAGCAGGGTTGTGGAGGACACAAACATAAAAAAGTAGCGATAATTCCTCTGCATAAACAAAACTAATCAGAAATAATTCACATTGAGATAGAAAAAAAGAAATCATGCTCAAGTAGTTCATTGATTTCTTTCCTTTTAGAAGCCTATAATTTATTGATGAATAATATTGTTCCACATTATTTTGAATAATTGAATGGCAAAAGCTAACTAGAAGCATAACAATCTTTAATGATATATAGCGAAGGTTAATGGGATATAGGAAGAATGCAACAAGAATGACTTTTTAAGATCATCTTCAACAGGAATGAGCACAAGATTTATTcacatggcaaaaaaaaaaaaagagaacaaaaaaaaaaaagacaatgaaAAATATTCAAATATTATAGGTCAGTCCTTCCAATCCTTCAGTTTTGAGTCTTCAAATATAGAGTTTATGCTTATGCTTATGCTGTGAAAATGACAAAGTTAATGCTCTTTTCCTGGTTGACAAAGCAGTAAAGCATCAAACAGTAGAGCCATAGGAAAAGGTTTATTTATCCTCCGAAGGTGTAAACTTGGAATTTCAGAGGTCTATGGTAGGAAATTTAAATGCTTTGATCACTTGCATACAGCATATCTGATGCACAGGTATTGGGCACGCGAGTTACCATTTAAACTATGACAGTGCATCTATTGTTCATTTCAGAAATTCTTGGATCTGTATATGCCCTGATTTAAAAAACTTGGAGCTGTATATGCCCTGACTCCTGCTGACATAATAAGCCACAGTTTCCAGAAGAACTTTTgctcttgttttcttttttccttttgacATAATCCATGAATTCCATTTTATAATGATTGGACAAATAGTGCACAGTGAAGAGAGCAAGCAAAGCAAAAGCATACCTTTCCAATACACTGGCCAACCCAAGGACAATGATGATCGAAACGTTCCACACAGTTATTGCAGATTGAGCAGTGGGAACATCGAGGGGGGcgatatagcatgcatgtatggcAATATTTGACCTTGACAACAACGTTGTTCACAATAATATCTTTGGTGGGTGGCAAAGTTGAGACACCACCCTGACTTCCACCCCAGTCTGAGACACCATCATCATATTCTGGCTCTGGAGGGTGTGCATTTCGAGGAATAATGCCTGGATCTCTGCCAGAAgtaagaaagaggagaaaaatatcCTGCACAGATAAGAAACCATTGCTTATTTAGAAATAATCTTGCAAGAAATGAATTCCAACATGCATCAAAACTTCCTAAAGTCCCATTATACTGACACAGCAGTCCATACGTCATGAGAGTTCATGCATTGTTTTACCCAGGCATTGGACATCAGAAAGCTGGTGAAAAGAAATCAAAGAATTATTATTTCTACCAGTGAACATGAAGCAGCTTTTATGTTTTACATGCCAATAAACCTAGATGATagcaaatgaaaaagattgatgaCAGAGAATAGAGTTACATTTATAATAGGTCACAAGCCACATACAAGCATGAATGGAACAGCCAGCAATTTTTTATATCAGTAGTCTTTGAAAGGAAAAATGGGCCCAAATCGTTGGTTGACATCTCTCTGAATTTATTGCATCATATAGGttcaaggaagagaggaaaaaaatgtTGGGCTTGAAGATAGGCCCCACACATAATGGCTAATCCTTGTTCGTAGACCTGCCATGAGCAGCCACAAATTTTAGTTTAAGAATGATACAACGCTTTGTTTTGCccaaataaatattttgaatggGAATTCAGTTGGACCAGAAAGTGGCATCCAATTCATATGGTTTTGGCTGCTTGCAGAGCCAGGCCAGTACCAACACCCTTCATGGGTCAAAATAGCacctattattatttttttttgttttttaagaaaataaatttttctcaTGTTTTGGCACAATACGGCACATGTGCTGGCCAAGATAGCAGATACCAGGCCAGTGGGTGACTAGAATACCCATTGGCAGGTCCTACGCTAAGCCTTTGaaactagtttaatttttatAAAGTTTAGGGTTGCTTCCTTCTGTTGGTTTTGGCAGGGCaggaggagggggggggggggatgaTCTATTACGTAGAGGATGTTTCTGCAGAGAATGATGGCACATtgctcataattttttggtagaaatgaCACACTGTTCATTGTTCAGCAGCTGAAAAATTATTGGCGGATAGATTCCAGTGTTGGATAAAACTAGAAGTCACAAGATGCTGAATTCTTGTTAGGGCCAAGACAAAATACCTCAAACTTCCCCCTGCTTAACCCTCTTATTTGCAATTCAATTGTGCTATGTTTCTAAGAGAAGAACGCCTGAAAAACGTATCTCATAATGGACAATAGTGATAGAAATTGTCAAATATAGGCAAAAAGAACATCCTTGAATGGGTTAGACTACATATGAAGAATTAAACATTAGTGAAAGGTTTTGATGATTCAAAATCCATGATAAGCCATCTAAATAAAAGATCCACAATGTTAATCATGTCCTATACTACCAAAATTACTAGAAACAAAGTCTCATGGGTTTTGGTGACCTCTTACCATTGTATCAAGTGGTTTAAAAATGGATGGCAATTTTGCTAATGTAAAAAGCATCACAAGGGTATACAAATCCATAAAAAAGCACTCCACTGATCATAATCTAAACATCTTAAAACATgtaaagattaaaatattataagtTTTAATGCTTCAATCATAGAAGAGCATTGCATTATGCTGTTACAGCCATATGTTTTTTCACCCGCTTGATGTGTGGTAAGAGACCACCAAGAACCACAAATTTTAGTTTCTAGGCATTTTTTTTCGTGTAGAATGTCATCAATGATATGATCTCCAATTTGAATAAtacatctttgatttttgaatcagtaaatcttttttacaaaatctaaaattttaatgtgTTGTAGGGATGAAAACAGATAGGATAATATCCTACCACATCCCATTGCATATCCGGTTCTGATCAGATTCGAATAGAAATTCTGATACCGATTGGATCCGGATACCTACACATTCATTTTTGCTAGATCTGCATTTCTGGtaaaaaaattctctctaaaGAATTTTGCTCCCATACCCAGAATTAAACTAGTGACTTTTTACTTGATACAACACTTAACCAGCTACATATTCAAATTTGTCTTATAATGATGGTTTGATTTacttgtttagatcttcacatcATTAAATAGAGTTATTTGGTGTatgttatgatattttatattttaataattaattatttttatagaaaATCAATTTGTTCCGTTGATAAGAATGAAAATGAATACACATTTTacaatattttgaattttttagaaaCATATAAAAAATCAATAACTTCTGCATATTtctatatttacatattttaccAAGCTTTCTAAGAAATAGATGACTCATGATTATCTTTTATATATGTTCCAACAAAAGAGTAATGATAGGATATGATATAGAAAACTTaataatttatcaatatttttatattacaattttaaattaaataaatttatttttttagtattttaatacAAACGTTCATGGACTAGTGATCCGAGACCTTGGCTGGGTAGGTCTTCATGTAGGTTTAGTAACTATGACTTAGATGCTTATGTAGTTATCCTTGCATCGTGTATGATCTGGTTAGTAGATTCCACTTTGGTCCTTTATGATTATGtcatttatgttattttttattgttGAATGCTACCCAAGATCCAATTTATCCTCAAATAACATCCAACTTATATCCGCATTCAGATAGGAAAAAAGGTATGGATATAACTAATATCCGATTTTATTGGCAATTTAGAACGAATACACAGTAATTTTTGTATCCATTTAGTATCTATTATTCGTACCCATATTCACTGGAAAAATGGATACAAATATAGATATACCAATATCCACTCCATATTCGATCTATTTTCAGCCCTAATATGTTGAGTTAGTCCATCCAAATCCTCATTAGTCTACATACAAAATGAAActacacacatatatgtacatgtgcatgtatatgtatgtacttaTATCACTCATTCATGAAAAAAATGCTTGGAAGAGGCGAAAAAACAATAGCAAAAGTAGCAAAACCACCTCAAAAAACAGTAGATAGCATTTCTTTTTCTGCCGATCCATGAGTACAGTTTCATTAATGATTTGCATGGATCATAAAACATCTCACAAATAATTTGACTATTTAAGAAATTTCTGGAGAATTGCCAATGAAATGGCGTCCACCTGTTGGCACTCCTCTCCTAAGTGCATGTGCTGGGAAGAAGTTCCAGGATCAAACCAAAAGGCAGCAATCCCAACTTTGCATTTGAAGAAAACAAATGAAATATCTAGAGAATCATTCCGCTAATGAAAGCTAATGAATTAGCTCATGCTCGAAAGCCTCATACTTTCCTAAGTTCACTTAACAATGGCTTATTCTAAGATATACAATAGTTATTTAATAACTGATGACTGTTCATTATATGATGTCACAGAGCATGTACTTATATCTTGATTCAGTCTGTATTTTGTATAGTGCACTAACATCTCTTTTTCATCAACAACATTCTCCAATTCACTAAGAGAAAAAGGTGGGTATAGCAAAAGGATGCTCGAATGAAAATCCATATTCTGAAACAATTTCTTATTATGAATTCCTTTTGCATGTTATACATATTAGAAACTGCAAGAGATTATGAACATAAAGTCCAGTATAAAATCCTTCATTTTATGTTTCTACCAAAAGCTTAAAATTGCTTCTCACAATCAAATCTTATATGTGTTAAGCTCATCAACGTTATGCCCCAAAAAGGCTGCTTGAACATTTCTCAACCTGATATCagcaatttttatcttttaagttTACAGAATGCTGACTtcagatagtttttttttttttttaaatgttccaAAAAAACAAGCAATTGTGGTTATACTTGTGTTCATTATTTCCATAGAATTAATTGTAACTACTGAAAAATGTAAAAACTGACTGAAATATATTGCTTGAAGGAATACAAGATGGCAAGTATAGagtataagaaaaaagaaactcaCGTATGCTGCAAAGGAAATAGCTATAGCTACAACAATATGACCAAGATGGTTGTCGAACTCATCAACCAGTCTTTGCGAAACAAACACAGCAAACAGGATAACTGGGGTTACAATTAGAAATATTGTCAGCACCAGTGACCTCACATCTGGACCAAATATAAGCCTCCCTCCAATGAAGAATCTCtgcaaaattttaagaagatgtaATCAATTCACTGCCAGTCGAACGCAGGTTGCGGATAAATTGACCACAAAAACATGAAGAAATTCAACAATCCAACAACAACATCTCATTTAACACACTATTCAGCACAGAGATACCAGACTTATGCCAGCCAAGATTATGCAACGATTACATAAGTCTCAAAAAATGTTGATAAGCATGGCTATTATGTTCTCAAAAAGATGTTGTCTCCCAGATTTAAATTATGTTATTTCTCGGAGAAAAAAGGTTGGGAAAGATTGATACTTTGAAATAAGAATAACAATGAATTAGATATTGGTTATGTATCAAGACTTTTCTAAGATTAGGGTTTGAAACCTGGTGATGGCATCCCACCTTCTCAAAATAAATATATCCAAGATCGCTGCTCAAGGTCTCAACATCCACAACTCATCAGTACAGTTGCTGAAATGCATTTTATTCTGCTCTACATCAATGATACACATGAGGATTACAGCCCTTCATAGTTATTGAGCAGAAAAAATAAGGGTATACCTGACTTGTCATCACTCAATATAGTGAAAGATAGTTCACTGTTCATTCAACCAATCCAGATTTGAGGGCTGACAGAATTGAATTGACTAATTTATTGCTTACCAAAgccttgataaaaaaataaatccattTTTTAGCAATCCAGCTTGAAGCAGTTGAAAAGGAGATGACGGGTCCCAAACCTAACTGTGAAAAAGAGAAATCTAAAAATGAAAATCTGACATGTCTTACAAAACTTATTCAAATCTCAGAGATTTGGTTGCTAAGTAAGGCTGCAGGAGGATTGGACTGACTCACTTCTGATCCACAACTGACTCAAAATAACCCAGTGCAATCCAAACTGAAGTTATTTGGATTAAGGTTCCGAAAACATAACCCCTTCTGAATACAGATTGAAAGTGTGGAATGGGCTGCAGATAATGGCTGCCTGTAATGTTTAATTGTTAATTTGTTGCATAATGTGTTTTGAAAAAACTAACTAGCcaatttatacatatttgatatggtTTGAGCTCATAGTATTATTGACCTAATTTGACCCCAAAATCCTATTAGATCAATAAAACAATTCTTAGACCTCATCTGATCCAACTGAGGGGAAATGGATTAGACTTGGGCTCAAATTTTCGACCTGACTGAAATATCGATTTGATTTGGAGtgtatgatgatgatgatgaacatGAAGGAGATAATCATGTTCCATGTCCAGCAATGTAGCCTTATTTACAACTGTATTGGCCTCTTACATGGTATTAATCATGCAGATGAATATGATCGTTCACTCCAACCTTTCTAAGTAATTTGAAAAGTGTAAAAGTAATCCACTTACATTACATATGATAACAGGGATCTGTTTAATGCAAGCTACCATTAAGCAACTGGGGGAGTGATTGTTATATGAGGAAATTCCTACTTGGAAGTCAAACCAAAgtactctgtgtgtgtgtgtggtgtgtgtgtgtgtgtgtgtgttggttGGGCAGGTGTTGTTCAAAAGGGGAAATAAATTGCT
Above is a genomic segment from Elaeis guineensis isolate ETL-2024a chromosome 1, EG11, whole genome shotgun sequence containing:
- the LOC105060411 gene encoding LOW QUALITY PROTEIN: probable protein S-acyltransferase 7 (The sequence of the model RefSeq protein was modified relative to this genomic sequence to represent the inferred CDS: inserted 1 base in 1 codon), with protein sequence MLASPLPHPISDSNRKIIETNGPPKRLYQVWKGSNRFFIGGRLIFGPDVRSLVLTIFLIVTPVILFAVFVSQRLVDEFDNHLGHIVVAIAISFAAYDIFLLFLTSGRDPGIIPRNAHPPEPEYDDGVSDWGGSQGGVSTLPPTKDIIVNNVVVKVKYCHTCMLYRPPRCSHCSICNNCVERFDHHCPWVGQCIGKRNYRYFFMFVSSTTLLCLYVFAFCWVNLTKIMEVYECNLWKAVIKSPVTGVLIIYTFIAAWFVGGLTAFHLYLICTNQTTYENFRYRYDRNKNPYNRGCAQNVIQIFFSRIPKSRNDFRAKVKEDSAIFNSSHSLGRIMSPAKMSFDFEMGVKRQAVVAEEFEDIQSQLGSARXLERCGTEPLHSNWGSHKGSWEITHDIDALAAEYGIENVFTDREKIQRHPLDDI